One stretch of Enterobacter sp. RHBSTW-00994 DNA includes these proteins:
- a CDS encoding methyltransferase — MLLKNGMPPEYEKIAFSVIENSMLYLWSAALRSAAVLGVADKLVEGEKTADQLAGELNVDAISLCRMMRILASRGVFEEKSEGCFTLTSAAEFLRTDNPYSLRDAILMLTDTTFWLPVFELPDRVRGKNVFKSIFGMAFYDYWSQQDHASGDTLFHSGMSSMSKVENEVLVRNVEFPEHTTVVDVAGGYGNMLLNILRKNPTLKGILFDRPDVLSGNMLHQLDDNSRWTLTPGSFFEKCPAGDIYILKYIVMDWSDAEAIKILRCCRNAMLPNGKIVIMEPVVSEGENSLGGCEIDLLLLASFDGGRIRTETELRDMLAKSGLRLERIIKTETYLSIVEAVAA; from the coding sequence ATGCTGCTTAAAAATGGTATGCCTCCAGAGTATGAAAAAATAGCATTCTCAGTCATTGAGAACTCCATGCTTTATCTGTGGAGCGCCGCTCTGCGATCTGCTGCGGTTCTGGGTGTTGCTGATAAACTCGTTGAGGGTGAAAAAACCGCTGACCAGCTTGCAGGCGAACTGAATGTTGATGCAATCTCACTGTGCAGAATGATGCGAATACTGGCCTCGCGCGGTGTATTCGAAGAAAAATCAGAAGGATGTTTTACACTTACATCTGCCGCGGAGTTTCTGCGAACTGATAATCCTTATTCGCTGCGCGATGCCATCCTGATGCTGACGGACACAACATTCTGGCTGCCGGTATTTGAACTCCCCGACAGGGTTCGCGGTAAAAATGTGTTTAAGTCAATTTTTGGTATGGCATTTTATGACTACTGGTCGCAGCAGGATCACGCTTCGGGCGATACTCTTTTTCACTCAGGTATGTCTTCTATGTCAAAAGTGGAGAATGAGGTGCTGGTTCGCAATGTTGAATTTCCAGAACATACTACGGTAGTGGATGTCGCCGGTGGTTATGGAAATATGCTACTGAATATATTACGGAAAAATCCAACGTTGAAGGGGATATTATTTGATCGCCCGGATGTGCTAAGTGGAAATATGCTTCATCAGCTTGATGACAATTCTCGCTGGACATTAACGCCCGGCAGTTTCTTTGAAAAATGTCCTGCCGGGGATATTTATATACTGAAATATATTGTTATGGACTGGTCGGATGCGGAAGCCATAAAAATTTTGCGTTGCTGCCGTAATGCTATGTTACCTAATGGCAAAATAGTGATTATGGAGCCAGTCGTATCTGAGGGCGAAAATTCTCTTGGTGGATGCGAAATCGATCTGCTTTTGCTGGCGAGCTTTGATGGCGGTCGCATCAGGACGGAAACGGAGCTGCGCGATATGCTTGCAAAATCAGGGCTCCGGCTTGAAAGGATCATCAAAACAGAGACCTATTTGTCTATTGTCGAGGCTGTTGCTGCCTGA
- the rhaM gene encoding L-rhamnose mutarotase codes for MIRKAFVMQVNPDAHEEYERRHSPVWPELEAVLKDHGAHHYAIYLDKERNLLFATVEIESEERWNAVANTDVCQRWWKHMREVMPSNPDNSPVSAELKPVFYLA; via the coding sequence ATGATCCGCAAAGCCTTTGTGATGCAGGTGAACCCGGACGCGCATGAAGAGTACGAACGTCGCCACAGCCCTGTCTGGCCTGAACTGGAAGCGGTGCTGAAAGACCACGGAGCGCACCATTACGCCATTTATCTCGATAAAGAACGCAACCTGTTGTTTGCGACCGTTGAGATTGAATCGGAAGAGCGCTGGAACGCGGTGGCCAACACCGATGTCTGTCAGCGCTGGTGGAAACACATGCGTGAAGTGATGCCCTCGAACCCGGACAACAGCCCGGTAAGTGCCGAACTGAAACCGGTATTTTATCTGGCGTAA
- the fucO gene encoding lactaldehyde reductase, producing the protein MSFMLALPKISLHGAGAIGDMVNLVANKQWGRALIVTDGQLVKMGLLDSLFAALDAHQMSYHLFDEVFPNPTETLVQKGFTAYQDAECDYVIAFGGGSPIDTAKAIKILTANPGPSTAYSGVGKVKYAGVPLVAINTTAGTAAEMTSNAVIIDSERQVKEVIIDSNIIPDIAVDDASVMLDIPASVTAATGMDALTHAIEAYVSVGAHPLTDANALEAIRLITLWLPKAVDDGHNLEAREQMAFGQYLAGMAFNSAGLGLVHALAHQPGATHNLPHGVCNAILLPIIENFNRPNAVSRFARVAQAMGVDTRGMSDEAASMSAIQAIQAIQAIRDLSARVGIPSGFSKLGVTKADIEGWLDKALADPCAPCNPRTASRDEVRELYLEAL; encoded by the coding sequence ATGAGCTTTATGTTGGCACTGCCAAAAATCAGCCTGCACGGCGCAGGTGCAATTGGCGATATGGTTAACCTGGTGGCGAATAAACAGTGGGGCAGAGCGCTGATTGTCACCGACGGACAACTGGTAAAAATGGGCCTGCTCGACAGCCTGTTTGCCGCGCTGGATGCGCATCAGATGTCATATCACCTGTTTGACGAGGTATTCCCTAACCCGACGGAAACGCTGGTGCAGAAAGGATTTACAGCCTATCAGGACGCCGAATGTGACTACGTGATCGCCTTTGGCGGCGGGAGCCCAATCGATACCGCCAAAGCGATTAAAATCCTCACCGCCAACCCCGGCCCGTCAACCGCCTACTCCGGCGTCGGCAAAGTCAAATACGCAGGCGTGCCACTGGTGGCAATTAACACCACTGCAGGCACGGCGGCGGAAATGACCAGTAACGCGGTGATTATTGATAGTGAGCGTCAGGTCAAAGAGGTGATCATCGATTCGAACATCATCCCGGATATCGCCGTGGATGACGCCAGCGTGATGCTTGATATCCCGGCATCCGTCACCGCGGCAACGGGCATGGATGCGTTGACCCATGCGATTGAAGCCTATGTCTCTGTGGGTGCACATCCGCTGACCGATGCCAACGCACTGGAGGCCATTCGCCTGATCACGCTGTGGCTGCCAAAAGCGGTGGATGACGGGCACAATCTGGAGGCGCGTGAGCAAATGGCCTTCGGTCAGTATCTGGCGGGCATGGCCTTTAACAGCGCCGGTCTCGGTCTGGTTCATGCTCTGGCACACCAGCCAGGCGCGACGCACAACCTGCCACACGGCGTGTGTAACGCTATCCTGTTGCCAATCATCGAAAACTTTAACCGTCCGAACGCGGTGTCACGCTTTGCCCGCGTGGCACAGGCGATGGGCGTTGATACCCGTGGTATGAGCGATGAAGCAGCCAGCATGTCGGCGATTCAGGCGATTCAGGCGATTCAGGCGATTCGTGACCTGAGCGCCCGCGTCGGTATTCCGTCTGGCTTTAGCAAACTGGGTGTAACCAAAGCCGATATCGAAGGCTGGCTGGATAAAGCGCTCGCCGACCCATGCGCACCCTGCAACCCACGCACCGCCAGCCGTGATGAGGTGCGTGAGCTGTATCTGGAGGCATTATGA
- a CDS encoding MFS transporter: MNTTTCTHKDNPNFWIFGLFFFLYFFIMATCFPFLPIWLSDIIGLNKTHTGIVFSCISLSAIAFQPVLGVISDKLGLKKHLLWIISVLLFLFAPFFLYVFAPLLKTSIWLGALSGGLYIGFVFSAGSGAIEAYIERVSRNSFFEYGKARMFGCLGWGLCASTGGILFGIDPSYVFWMGSGAALLLMLLLVVAKPKPNQTAQVMDALGANQPQITAKTVFNLFRQRRMWMFILYVIGVACVYDVFDQQFATFFKSFFATPQEGTRAFGFATTAGEICNAIIMFCSPWIINRIGAKNTLLIAGLIMATRIIGSSFATTVVEVIALKMLHALEVPFLLVGAFKYITGVFDTRLSATIYLIGFQFAKQSAAIFLSAFAGNMYDRIGFQDTYLMLGCFVLAITVVSAFTLSSRQEIAASRNTVEAR, translated from the coding sequence ATGAACACAACAACCTGTACCCACAAGGACAACCCTAATTTCTGGATCTTCGGGCTGTTCTTCTTTCTCTACTTTTTCATTATGGCTACCTGCTTTCCGTTCCTGCCTATCTGGCTGTCGGATATCATCGGCCTGAATAAAACCCATACCGGTATCGTTTTCTCCTGCATCTCGCTCTCTGCTATCGCGTTCCAGCCGGTTCTGGGCGTGATATCAGATAAGCTGGGGCTGAAAAAGCACCTGCTGTGGATCATCTCTGTCTTGCTGTTCTTGTTTGCGCCTTTCTTCCTCTATGTTTTCGCTCCGCTGCTGAAAACCAGTATCTGGCTGGGGGCACTGAGCGGCGGGCTGTATATCGGCTTTGTCTTCTCGGCGGGATCGGGAGCGATAGAGGCTTACATCGAACGAGTAAGCCGCAACAGCTTTTTTGAATATGGTAAGGCGCGCATGTTCGGCTGTCTGGGCTGGGGGTTGTGTGCGTCGACCGGCGGCATTTTGTTTGGTATCGATCCGTCGTATGTGTTCTGGATGGGGTCGGGCGCGGCACTGCTACTGATGTTGTTACTGGTGGTGGCGAAACCGAAACCCAACCAGACTGCGCAAGTTATGGATGCGTTGGGGGCAAACCAGCCGCAAATCACCGCGAAAACGGTCTTTAACCTGTTCCGTCAGCGCAGAATGTGGATGTTTATTCTCTATGTGATTGGCGTAGCTTGCGTGTATGACGTCTTCGACCAGCAGTTTGCCACCTTCTTTAAATCGTTCTTTGCCACCCCGCAGGAAGGCACTCGTGCCTTTGGTTTTGCGACCACCGCTGGGGAAATTTGCAACGCCATCATCATGTTCTGCTCGCCGTGGATCATTAATCGCATCGGCGCGAAAAATACGTTGCTGATTGCCGGGCTGATTATGGCGACGCGTATTATTGGTTCGTCGTTTGCCACGACCGTTGTGGAAGTCATCGCCCTGAAAATGCTGCATGCCCTGGAAGTCCCGTTCCTGCTGGTGGGTGCATTTAAGTACATCACTGGCGTATTCGACACCCGTCTGTCGGCGACCATTTATCTGATTGGTTTCCAGTTTGCCAAACAGTCTGCGGCGATTTTCCTCTCCGCGTTCGCCGGGAATATGTATGACCGGATCGGTTTCCAGGATACCTACCTGATGCTGGGCTGTTTTGTACTGGCGATTACGGTGGTGTCGGCGTTTACCTTGAGTAGCAGACAAGAGATTGCTGCCAGCCGTAACACGGTGGAGGCCCGTTAA
- a CDS encoding AzlC family ABC transporter permease produces the protein MKHHLSCLKGDTIKAIILVCLAVGVVGMSYGSLAMAYGFPVWVPFVLSISVLAGASEFMFIGIVASGGNPLAAAAAGLLVNARHVPFGVTVRELVGKRGMSLLGCHIMNDESVVFGLSQKTPEQRKAAYWLCGLGVAIIWPLGALLGAMVGKLLPAPETIGLDAVFPAILLALVVPAFKNRTTLIRACSGAVLSLAAVPFAPVGLPVLLSLLGLAARKK, from the coding sequence ATGAAGCATCACCTCTCCTGCCTTAAAGGCGACACCATAAAAGCAATCATTCTGGTTTGCCTCGCCGTTGGCGTTGTCGGCATGTCATACGGCTCGCTGGCGATGGCCTATGGTTTCCCGGTCTGGGTTCCCTTTGTGCTCTCTATTTCTGTGCTGGCGGGGGCGTCAGAATTTATGTTTATCGGCATTGTAGCCAGCGGGGGCAATCCCCTGGCCGCTGCTGCAGCCGGTTTACTGGTGAACGCTCGACACGTACCGTTCGGCGTAACAGTGCGCGAACTGGTAGGTAAACGGGGAATGAGCCTGCTGGGCTGTCACATCATGAACGACGAGAGTGTGGTATTTGGTCTGTCACAAAAAACCCCTGAGCAACGTAAAGCCGCCTACTGGCTGTGCGGCCTGGGCGTTGCCATTATCTGGCCACTCGGCGCACTTTTGGGGGCAATGGTAGGCAAGCTGTTACCCGCTCCCGAAACCATCGGACTGGATGCGGTATTCCCGGCGATTCTGCTGGCGTTAGTCGTTCCTGCCTTTAAAAATCGTACGACACTTATTCGTGCCTGTAGTGGAGCGGTTCTGTCGCTCGCGGCTGTGCCGTTTGCCCCAGTCGGCTTACCGGTGCTGCTCTCGTTACTCGGCCTTGCCGCGAGGAAAAAATAA
- a CDS encoding ABC transporter permease yields the protein MSKMMTTEEIKNVPAAPGLLQRLLCWEGFLLAVTLTVFAVNAMASPYFLNIWNLSDATFNFTEKAIIVLPMAMLIIAREIDLSVASTIALSSTVMGFCAAAGVDTPLLICVGLGVGLLCGVFNGILVTRFNLSSIVITIGTMSLYRGITYILLGDQALNRYPESFAWPGQGYVWGALSFEFALFIVLASVFAFMLHRTNFGRRTYAIGNNPTGAWYSGINVKRHNLILFALVGLMSGLASVLLTSRLGSTRPTIAVGWELAVVTMAVLGGVNILGGSGSMVGVIIAAFLMGLVTFGLSLLNVPGIVMSVIIGTMLIVVISLPIITRRIMQRRRM from the coding sequence ATGAGCAAAATGATGACCACTGAAGAGATCAAAAACGTCCCTGCTGCACCCGGGCTCCTCCAGCGGTTGCTGTGCTGGGAAGGCTTTCTGCTGGCGGTAACGTTGACGGTGTTTGCGGTTAATGCCATGGCATCGCCCTATTTCCTCAACATCTGGAATCTCTCCGATGCGACGTTCAACTTCACCGAAAAAGCGATCATCGTCCTGCCTATGGCCATGCTGATTATCGCCCGTGAAATTGATTTGTCGGTGGCCTCCACCATCGCGCTGAGCTCCACGGTAATGGGCTTTTGCGCTGCAGCAGGAGTGGATACCCCGCTGCTGATCTGTGTGGGATTAGGCGTCGGTCTGTTGTGCGGGGTGTTCAACGGCATTCTGGTGACGCGCTTTAACTTGTCTTCCATCGTTATCACCATCGGGACCATGAGCCTGTATCGCGGCATTACCTACATCCTGCTGGGCGATCAGGCGCTGAACCGCTACCCGGAGAGTTTTGCCTGGCCAGGGCAAGGCTATGTCTGGGGCGCGCTGTCCTTTGAGTTTGCTCTGTTCATCGTGCTGGCTTCCGTATTTGCCTTTATGTTGCACCGCACTAACTTTGGCCGTCGTACCTATGCCATCGGCAATAACCCGACCGGCGCGTGGTACTCGGGTATCAACGTCAAACGTCACAATTTGATTCTGTTTGCCCTGGTGGGGCTAATGTCCGGTCTGGCGTCGGTGCTGCTCACCTCACGCCTGGGCAGTACGCGTCCGACGATTGCAGTGGGATGGGAACTGGCGGTGGTGACGATGGCGGTTCTCGGCGGCGTCAATATTCTCGGCGGCTCCGGCAGTATGGTAGGGGTGATTATCGCCGCCTTCCTGATGGGGCTGGTGACCTTTGGCCTGAGCCTGCTTAACGTGCCCGGTATTGTGATGTCGGTGATCATCGGCACGATGCTGATCGTGGTGATTTCACTGCCGATTATTACCCGCCGGATTATGCAACGAAGACGAATGTAA
- a CDS encoding alpha-galactosidase, with the protein MHESILRLESKTVDVVIKTHPFAEILYWGPHLQHFSPQDVESLSRPIANGRLDVDSPVTLMAELGHGLFGSPGIEGHRQGLDGSPVFKTTHAQPQGQSLTITAEDTHAGLRLTSELVLDDSGVLVVRHGLTNLRAQAWQVDRFAVTLPIAERAQEVMAFHGRWIREFQPHRVHLDHDSVVIENRRGKTSHEHFPALISGTPSFCEMQGDVWGVHLGWSGNHRLRAEAKTDGRRYLQAEALYLPGEMAVEEGETLWTPRLFASYSACGLNGMSQQFHRYLRDNIIRFPENKPRPVHLNTWEGIYFNHDPEYIMRMADEAAALGVERFIIDDGWFKGRNDDHRALGDWYLDEKKYPNGLTPVINHVKNLGMEFGIWVEPEMINPDSDLYRAHPDWVLALPGYTQATGRHQLVLNLNIPEAFDYLVERMSWLLGEHAVDYVKWDMNRELVQPGHNGKAAADAQTRQFYRLLDVLGERFPHIEFESCSSGGGRIDYEVLTRSHRFWASDNNDALERNTIQRGMSYFFPPEVMGAHIGHHKCHATFRQHSIEFRGLTALFGHMGLELDPLTVDAQEREGYRRYAALHKQWREVIHHGTQWRVDMPDTTTLAQGIVSEDKTRGLFIVSQLQMPDYTLMMSLRMPGLEARAQYRITLLDHPNIRITGEGGHTMRKLPAWMEAPQTVSGEWLMQAGIALPILDPETAILIGVERV; encoded by the coding sequence ATGCACGAATCCATTTTACGACTCGAAAGTAAGACGGTTGATGTGGTGATTAAGACCCACCCATTCGCCGAAATTCTCTACTGGGGGCCTCACCTTCAGCACTTTTCGCCGCAGGATGTAGAAAGTCTTTCTCGTCCCATTGCCAATGGCAGGCTGGATGTTGACTCACCGGTAACGCTGATGGCGGAACTGGGCCACGGTTTGTTTGGCTCCCCGGGCATTGAAGGACATCGGCAGGGGCTGGACGGTTCACCGGTATTCAAAACGACCCATGCACAACCACAGGGGCAAAGCCTGACGATTACCGCGGAAGATACGCACGCGGGATTGCGCCTGACCAGCGAACTGGTGCTTGACGACAGCGGAGTGCTGGTGGTCCGTCATGGTTTGACCAACCTCAGAGCGCAGGCATGGCAGGTGGACCGCTTTGCTGTCACATTGCCGATTGCCGAGCGTGCGCAGGAAGTGATGGCCTTTCATGGACGCTGGATCCGTGAATTTCAGCCGCACCGGGTTCACCTTGATCACGACAGCGTTGTGATTGAAAACCGTCGCGGAAAAACCTCTCATGAACATTTCCCGGCGCTGATTTCCGGTACGCCGTCATTTTGCGAAATGCAGGGTGATGTCTGGGGTGTCCATCTTGGCTGGAGCGGTAATCATCGTTTACGCGCTGAAGCGAAAACCGACGGTCGTCGCTATCTGCAAGCCGAAGCACTCTATCTGCCTGGCGAAATGGCGGTTGAAGAGGGCGAGACTCTCTGGACACCGCGCCTTTTTGCGAGCTACTCCGCGTGCGGTCTGAACGGCATGAGCCAGCAGTTCCACCGCTACCTGCGCGACAACATTATTCGCTTCCCGGAAAACAAACCCCGTCCGGTGCATCTCAATACCTGGGAAGGGATCTACTTTAACCACGATCCGGAATACATCATGCGCATGGCGGATGAGGCGGCGGCACTGGGCGTGGAGCGTTTTATTATCGACGATGGCTGGTTCAAAGGGCGTAACGATGACCACCGTGCGCTGGGCGACTGGTATCTGGATGAGAAAAAATACCCGAACGGTCTGACGCCCGTGATTAACCACGTCAAAAACCTCGGAATGGAGTTTGGTATCTGGGTTGAGCCGGAGATGATCAACCCAGACTCAGATCTGTATCGAGCCCATCCTGACTGGGTGCTGGCTCTGCCGGGATACACGCAGGCAACCGGACGTCATCAACTGGTGCTCAATCTGAATATTCCGGAAGCCTTTGATTATCTGGTTGAACGTATGAGCTGGCTGTTGGGAGAACACGCGGTCGACTATGTGAAGTGGGACATGAACCGCGAACTCGTGCAGCCTGGGCATAATGGTAAAGCGGCTGCCGACGCACAGACTCGTCAGTTTTATCGTCTGCTGGACGTGCTGGGCGAACGCTTCCCGCATATCGAATTTGAGTCTTGCTCCTCAGGGGGCGGGCGAATTGATTATGAAGTGCTGACCCGTAGCCACCGCTTCTGGGCGTCCGATAACAACGATGCACTGGAGCGGAACACCATTCAGCGAGGGATGAGCTACTTCTTCCCGCCGGAGGTCATGGGGGCGCATATCGGTCATCATAAATGCCACGCGACCTTCCGCCAGCACAGCATAGAATTTCGGGGGCTGACGGCGCTGTTCGGCCATATGGGGCTGGAGCTGGATCCCCTTACGGTAGACGCCCAGGAGCGGGAAGGTTACCGACGTTATGCCGCATTGCATAAGCAATGGCGCGAGGTTATCCATCATGGTACGCAGTGGCGTGTGGACATGCCGGATACCACGACGCTGGCGCAGGGGATTGTGAGTGAAGATAAAACGCGGGGGCTGTTTATTGTCAGCCAGCTTCAGATGCCGGATTACACCCTGATGATGTCGCTGCGCATGCCAGGGCTGGAGGCCCGCGCGCAATACCGCATCACACTGCTCGATCACCCGAATATTCGTATAACGGGCGAGGGCGGACACACCATGCGCAAACTCCCGGCATGGATGGAAGCGCCGCAAACGGTAAGCGGTGAGTGGTTGATGCAGGCGGGCATTGCGCTGCCGATTCTGGATCCGGAAACCGCCATTCTGATTGGCGTCGAACGCGTGTAA
- a CDS encoding DUF1471 domain-containing protein has product MKSIKTFVAVIALATSFGSFAAQTVTATSSTIDGAEAKIAAQAKDAGASSYKITEAFSGNQVHMTAELNK; this is encoded by the coding sequence ATGAAAAGCATCAAAACTTTTGTTGCAGTTATCGCTCTGGCTACTTCTTTCGGTTCTTTCGCAGCGCAAACTGTTACCGCAACCTCTTCCACCATTGATGGCGCGGAAGCCAAAATTGCAGCACAGGCAAAAGACGCGGGTGCATCATCCTATAAAATTACCGAAGCCTTTTCTGGTAATCAGGTCCATATGACGGCTGAGCTGAACAAATAA
- a CDS encoding LacI family DNA-binding transcriptional regulator, with amino-acid sequence MSLKAIAKELGLSVTTVSRALNGYDDVSRETRARVEAEAQRRGYRPNTFARRLKMGKIDAVGLVFPVHPVPLNNSVFMDMVGEISHELAQHEIDLLLIADDDLADKHSYMRMVQSRRVDALIVAHTLDHDPRLEQLQAAGFPFLALGRSQLSQPYAWFDFDNYAGTYQATRWLIEKGHQRIALLGESNNQAFITQRRQGYLDALREVGLSSEWLRAMPPSRRVGYATTHELLSLENPPTAIITDCNTHGDGAAMALAQCGRLIGDNAVSLVVYDGLPQDSIVDIDVAAVVQSTRQGVGKQIADMVRQLINGDDVSELQVLWQPAFSPGQTA; translated from the coding sequence ATGTCGCTTAAAGCCATTGCCAAAGAATTGGGGTTGTCCGTGACGACGGTCAGCCGTGCCCTCAACGGGTATGATGATGTTTCCCGCGAGACGCGTGCCCGCGTGGAAGCAGAAGCCCAACGGCGTGGCTATCGGCCAAATACCTTTGCCCGACGTCTTAAAATGGGCAAAATTGATGCCGTGGGGCTGGTGTTTCCGGTCCATCCTGTTCCGCTCAATAACAGCGTATTTATGGACATGGTCGGCGAAATTAGTCACGAACTTGCGCAACATGAGATCGACCTGCTGTTGATTGCTGATGACGATCTGGCCGACAAGCACAGCTATATGCGCATGGTGCAAAGCCGTCGTGTCGATGCGCTGATTGTGGCCCATACGCTCGATCATGATCCGCGTCTTGAACAGCTTCAGGCTGCTGGTTTTCCCTTCCTGGCGCTGGGCCGTAGCCAGTTATCACAGCCCTACGCGTGGTTTGATTTCGACAACTACGCGGGGACCTATCAGGCCACTCGCTGGCTGATTGAGAAAGGCCATCAGCGGATTGCGCTACTGGGTGAAAGTAATAATCAGGCCTTTATCACCCAGCGTCGTCAGGGCTACCTGGATGCATTGCGGGAAGTGGGTTTATCCAGTGAATGGCTACGTGCTATGCCACCTTCACGCCGCGTGGGCTATGCCACAACCCATGAACTGCTCTCCCTTGAGAATCCTCCTACCGCCATTATCACCGACTGCAATACGCACGGAGACGGGGCCGCTATGGCGCTGGCGCAATGCGGGCGTTTAATCGGGGATAATGCGGTTTCTCTGGTGGTGTATGACGGTTTGCCGCAGGACAGCATTGTTGATATCGACGTGGCCGCCGTTGTCCAGTCTACTCGTCAGGGGGTGGGGAAACAGATCGCGGATATGGTGCGTCAGTTAATTAACGGCGATGACGTTTCCGAACTTCAGGTGCTCTGGCAGCCTGCGTTTTCCCCAGGCCAGACGGCCTAA
- a CDS encoding AzlD domain-containing protein, with translation MENMTVFILGIAILSAGTYLMRLGGAKLGNRLALSERSQALLSDAATVLLFSVALATTFYEGEHFAGMARVFGVGFAVFLAWRKMPLIVVIVAAAVVTALLRLMGLS, from the coding sequence ATGGAAAACATGACGGTCTTTATTCTTGGTATCGCCATCCTTTCAGCAGGAACCTATCTGATGCGTCTTGGTGGGGCAAAGCTCGGCAATCGGCTGGCGCTCTCCGAACGTTCCCAGGCACTGCTCTCTGATGCCGCGACGGTATTGCTCTTCTCAGTGGCGCTGGCGACAACGTTTTATGAAGGGGAGCATTTCGCCGGGATGGCTCGCGTGTTTGGCGTAGGGTTTGCGGTATTCCTGGCCTGGCGAAAAATGCCATTAATTGTGGTGATCGTGGCGGCAGCAGTCGTTACTGCGCTGCTGCGCCTCATGGGGCTAAGCTAA
- a CDS encoding DUF1471 domain-containing protein, which translates to MKNIKTFVAVIALATSFGSFAAQTVTATSSTIDGAEAKIAAQAKDAGASSYKITEAFSGNLVHMTAELNK; encoded by the coding sequence ATGAAAAACATCAAAACTTTTGTTGCAGTTATCGCTCTGGCTACTTCTTTCGGTTCTTTCGCTGCGCAAACTGTTACCGCAACCTCTTCTACCATTGATGGCGCGGAAGCCAAAATTGCAGCACAGGCGAAAGACGCGGGTGCATCATCCTACAAAATTACCGAAGCTTTTTCCGGTAACCTGGTCCATATGACGGCTGAACTGAACAAATAA
- a CDS encoding XRE family transcriptional regulator: MPQPISVIAKSLVRERLRTGLSLAEIARRAGIAKSTLSQLESGNGNPSLETLWSLCVALDIPFARLLEPQLPTTQVIRRGEGTKVIAGQANYEAILLAACPPGARRDIYLLLTQPGADRISQPHLPGSVEHIIVTQGRAMVGLLDAPEELSTGDYICYPADQPHIFKALEPDTHALLVAEQN, from the coding sequence ATGCCGCAGCCAATCAGCGTGATTGCCAAAAGTCTGGTGCGAGAACGCCTGCGAACCGGGCTTTCATTAGCGGAAATTGCCCGTCGTGCCGGGATCGCCAAATCCACACTCTCGCAACTGGAGTCAGGAAACGGCAACCCGAGCCTGGAGACGCTCTGGTCGCTTTGCGTGGCGCTGGATATTCCTTTTGCGCGTTTGCTGGAACCGCAGCTGCCGACAACCCAGGTGATCCGCCGTGGAGAAGGGACGAAGGTGATTGCCGGGCAGGCTAACTACGAAGCAATTTTACTGGCCGCGTGTCCCCCTGGAGCTCGTCGCGATATTTACCTGTTGCTGACTCAGCCAGGCGCAGACCGTATCTCTCAGCCACATCTGCCGGGCTCGGTTGAACATATTATCGTGACGCAAGGACGGGCCATGGTCGGTTTACTTGATGCACCTGAAGAGCTGAGCACAGGGGATTACATCTGCTATCCGGCAGACCAGCCGCATATCTTTAAGGCGCTGGAACCGGATACCCATGCGCTTCTGGTCGCCGAACAAAATTAA